The Gavia stellata isolate bGavSte3 chromosome 1, bGavSte3.hap2, whole genome shotgun sequence DNA segment AGCTCTTTTTAGGAccatctattttaaaaagaagtgctGCGTGGCAGGCTTGCTGCAACACAGCTGAGGGGTAGGCAGCCTCTCTTGAGGCAGTAGCAAATGACTAAAACTGTTACATGGGCCATTGACCTTGGATAGTGGAGCTGGGGAGGGTCTGCGTGATGTAAAAGACTTGCAATGAATTCTCTTTTATTCATCACGCAAACAAAACTGGGATCAATCTGAAATCTGTTTCTCAGctaagggggggaaaaaggtcTGTTATGGGTAAAAGTGACCTTCTACCCATTGTAGGAGTGCAGTTTTGGGTTGCCAGCCTGGGCTCTGGCAGCTAAGCCAGCTGGCACCCCCTAGAGCCAGAGATATGAATGGCATCATTCATCTTCCCAGAACTGCAAAGTGGAGAAGTTTGGGCTTTTTACTAACAGTGGGTATATTCTGCCTTATTTTTGATTACCAGAAATGAACTTTGAGGAGAGGATTACAAATAATTATAAAGTATCAATCTAAGTAAATCGGTAGCTGTACTCAGTACATCAAATCTCCATTGCCCCTTTTGACTTCAGCAGTTGTTCTGCGAGGGAGGTGGTCGGCGTGTACCTGAAATGGCATTAAGAGCCATTACAGGGTGGCAAACATATCCCTGTAACTAACTGAATGATGTGTCATTTATAACTGGAGATGTGTAGGGTTTTGTTTGTCTCACAAAGCTTTAGTGGTATTTCAGTTTGTGACTAGAAGAGCTGGAATTaggtttttaacttttttaaaccTGTGAGAACTGTTTAGGTAACCATCTGTCTTGTAACTGCAGTAAATGTGTATATGCAACTTAGAAGCTGCATTGCCTTGGAGTGGATTCATTGAGGTCAAATGTGGGCTGCTTTATAACCAAAACACCTTCACTCTGTATTGAAATCTTCTCTTGGAATTTTACATTAGTAATGTGTCTACCTAGGACCTCAAATACAAAATGTTCTTATTCTATAATAGGTGATGGAaatattttacctttaaaaCCATCAAAGCTGATAAGGTGGGTAAGACTTCTGGGCTGTGGCCACATCCCTGCGGTGCTAGTATTTAGGTAACATTTTTATATGGGAGACTACAAAACCATATTAATTATACTCTTCTTGAggcttctctttcccttctcttcacTGCCCTTAAGCTAATAAGCCCTTTCATTCGAAGGTATTTTTGCACTCTAAAACGTAAGTTCAATGCCTTTTGAGATCAGTGTGCTGTGCaatcttttctgtctccctgCAATGCCAGCTGTTTTTATGTGGTAAATGTAATCGGAAATGTAGACTGGGTACTTTTCTTTTGTAAACCTCTGTCTTGGAGGTATGCAAGAGAACAAACACCTGTAAGACAGGTGTATAATCTGTGTGAGGGAGCTAGATATGCATTGCATGGCCTGATTACATGAAGAGCCAGTGTACCAACTGttagtgcttttgcttttacagaCTCATCTGGAAACAGTTATCTtggatattttttcttgaatggACTTTCATGTTTTCTATTGTAATCTtgtgaatattttaatacactttttttttcccattactgGTTTGCTGGGCGAGTCTTAATCTGGTTAGGGACTGGGCAGGGACGGGGACTGAAATGCACCACCCCTCTTTCTGGCAATATTCTTCAGTCACTGCAGTCTTTGCTCAGCGAACAACACAGCTGGAGAGTTCACCATTTGAATTGGTGTGCTGTATTACCACTTCAGCTAGGAGAACTAAGAAATGCAAGTGAAACTAGCAGAACACACATAGGAGAGGAATAGCTTCATGGCAGGACAGCCTCTGAAAAAGGGGAGCTGACGGAGTATCAGGTGCATGGCTTATAAGAatggaaaatgctttccttAAACTATCCTGCACAAATACTCTGCACTGGATAATGTAACATTATACATAGGGTGAGAGAGGACATCAGTGCCACAACAAGGTCCTGTAGTTTTTGTAACCATAGAACggtttcctttcctctccaccCTTGCCATGCTGGAGTGATAACTCAAATGGGATTGGAGGGAAAGTGGGGGTGGAGAGAGACTTAAAAAGAAGACTTTGCAAAACTCCAGTATTTCAGTCTTCATTTTCCTGAAAGCTGAATCCTGAAGAAGCTACTCAGTCTCACAGTTACCTTTTTCTCCTGGATATAAATTCCTGAGCTCTGGTACTGACTCCTAGCTTTGGTGGGAGAGGTCTCAGAGAACCTACCAGGGAAGCTCATTGATGCCATGCTCTGAGCACAATTGCCTTGTACTTCTCAGCACCAGATGAGCTTTTGCAGTGTATTGTAAAGTCTTTGCTCAGAAGCTATTTCATAGTGgcacatttttcctctttacagGAGAGTATGTAGGGAGAGATGTTGACTTTCAGGGAAGGCTTCAGTGTTTATTCACAAACATACCACCGATGGGAGCAGACCACTGCCTCCAAAGCTTTGGAGAACTGACATGTACATGTTTCTTGAGTGCACACCTTCCCAGGAAATCCATATGCACTCGAGGGGGTGGAAAATGATTAATAGAAGTTTtggctgtttatttttcacacTCCGAAGAACCAGGTACTTAAATGCACCCATCTTCTGCCTCTAGTTGTAAAGGATGACAGAAGCTAAAACACCAGTCGCACATACTAGTTTGCTCTCCTCTTGATAAAGACGGTGGTGGCTGAAAAGAATGTCCGTACACTACCAGGGAAGAGCATCAGGGAATGAAATACAGATGCTACTGTTGTTGGTTATTGAAAGCATGGTAAAACCCCACCCAGCTCTGACCGTGACATGAAAGAAGATGACTTCAATCTGAGGCTCTGACTGACTGTCACCAGTACTGTGTCACGCCCGGCACTGTTCAGCAGAGGTGGATAAGGTGGGGCCCAGCAACTCATTCAAGGTACAATCCacattcagtttcttttaaagagacACTATAAGACACAACAATTTTACTTCAATTTAAAAGGTTGCactttatttaaatgtatgGAGATACTTTGTTATTTGCACTTAGAAAACACTCGCTCTCTAGACATTTaaatttcctctttcattttctcagaggaaaaaatattaaaattagtGAAGCTAGGTCCCATGGGGAAGGGTTTGTGCGTTGTTGGATTTGACCTGTTGAGTTAAGCATctctttgctgcagctgctcttgctgttttgcttttagctCCTGATTATAcctatgggggggggggaaaaaaagcacagactAAGAATAAAATGCCAGTTACAGTAACAGTGTGTTCCTAACAATCTGTTCAGCAGAGGAGGTTTAAAATTACAATGGATTTGAGGATGGAAATTCAGGATAGGATAGTTTAGTTCATGTAAGAAGTTCCAAATTAGTTGCTAAGTTTGCCTCATTCCTGGCCAGAACTGAAGCCAGAGAACTCCAGATTTTCCctcaagaaataattaaaaataaataaataaaatgttgctCTGCTTAAGAACTCTTTGATCCAGCTGGAACTGACACAATTCAACACTGAAAGCTAACAGAAGTGCAAAGCTtatgaggaggagaaagtctAGGCTGTTTGCCAGTCAGACCTACAGCTTTTAAAGAATGCCTTAGACCCAGAAACTACAGCTTACATAAAGCATTCCTTAAAATGTGCTCTAGctatactgaaaatatttaaagcttcACTCCCACTCAATTGGAAAACTAACAATGTAGTAAAAACGTTCTACAATGTTTAATCAATTGTTCAGTTCCTCTTGCCTCTTGCCCTGACATTGAGACTGGCAGAATTTATAAATTCCTGGTTAAGACGAGGTGGTGTGAATGCTTAGCTATAGTATGTAGAGTAGCCCTTCTTCATACATACCTCCATATTCGGAAGAGTTGAGAGCCACCAGCGCAGCCAACAAAGAAGTTCACAGCAAACAGACtccagtttttaggaataataACTAGAGAGTACCTTGACCAAATAAGGCCTGTTGAATGAAAGGGAAAGTTTAAAGATGTTAAGTCTTTAACGTGAAATATTCAGACATTCCCCTAAGTTTGGAGACAGAATCGTTGGCCAGTTTAAGTAAATGAGTTTTACAACTTCATGTTAGACAACTGCTTTTCTTATAACTAGCTGTTTCTCAGTTAGATACACATCAAGTGCCAGTGGGACAGCTATGGGTATCTATTGCGTTTTTCCAAAATAGCTAGACAATAAGGTCAATCATAGTCTTAATATCAAAGATCCTCCGTACTCTACAGCAGTCTAAACCTTAATTCTCCAGCACAGTTGCAGGGTAGTGGCATTTTGCTGTAGTATATCCAGCTTGCTGCACCAGTTTAGAGACTACAGAATCTACCAGTCAAGGAAGGTTTACGTACAATGCAAAATGCACAGCACTGTGTCAGATATCAAAATAAAGtccagagaaggaagaaggtgGCAGCtgtaattttgattttcagcTTTAGATGTCACAAGTCCCACCCCTGACAAGATCTGGTAGAACACCCTGAGTGTGGaatgttgtttctgctggtgTGAAAATTCACGGCAGACAGCAGTGCAGCAGTCCATGTACCACTGCTTCCAAGTTCTTTTAACACATGGAAATTCTTTCCAGTTACATTAGTGTAATTACCCTACCATTGTTTAATCCCTTAAAAGTCTGTTCTAAAAAAGTCACTTATCTTGGACtgatttcaaaattatttgacCTGAAGCAAAAGAGGTCACTTAGTGGAATGAGTGGTATCATTGTAACTTCAGGGATGAAACTCATATCCTAACTCGTAACAACTTGCTCTGACAATACCAAATTAAGACACATGTAGAAAACTGTTACATAATCACAGAACTCTTACAGATTTAATAACAGGTATAGGTCTGTCCTAGAATTGCCATGCAACAGCAATAGTGAGAGCTAGCGTATTCTAGTTAAGCCTTTTCTATAGAAGTGGATTAGTACTGATGGaggatttggaaagaaatgtaTACAGTTTTAGAGAGGGTGCTGTGTAAAAGCATGCAGTAACTTTGGCTTTACCTGTGGCCATTAGTACTGCAGACTGTGCTGTGCTGAGCTTTTCTGCTGGTCTGGTCATATCAGCCATTCCAGCACATACCAAACCCTGTAAAGAGAAATTCAGTGAGCACCAGTTCAGTACCAGGAACTCCTGCAACAGATCAAATGCTTTACAAGGGGAAGTTGCTTCATACCTCAGTGCTTATTCTATATGCATTATGCAGGGGATGGGGTGCATTATACAAGCAGAGTAATTAGACTCTCAGAGATACCATCCACTTCTAGTCCCTTGTGGTAAGAATAAGAGCACAGTTATGGGGGGTGCAACTGGCTTGCAATAAAATCCCAGGCAGTGGCAATTTTGTATTAGTTTAAGAACAAGGTTAATTTAAGCACAGCTGCgtaagaaagcagctgaaaaacaaattggTCTTCATGCAACAAATAGAAGCTTATCTAAATAAGGCCCTTCTTCCTAAAGCTCAGGCTAAGATATTGCCAGTAAAGATGTAGGTGTGACACCATATAGTCTTCACTCAGCTTCATCTGAAGAGGTAAAAGTAATTCTTTAATATAACTTCAGTAAAAGTAGAAAGCTGCCAGGTGAAGTGAGGAATAGCTTGGCTGAGCTACTTGAGAACATTACTAGCAAACATGctgtttgatttgttttgttgtgttatTGCCCTCTACTGGAAATACTATTTCATGTTCCGTTACAGGAGTTCACAAAAAACCCCgaaaacacacaaataaaaaagtcCTAATGCTTTTAATTCACTGACTGCCACTAAGCACTCCTTTGGCTTCAAtcaagaaaacagttttcaagGGTAGAGACTTCTGTGTGCTGCCTCACTTATGGGATTGATGTTGCTGCTGTGGTGGTGCCACAGAGGTACAGACTTTCAGCACACCTCAGTTAACTGCAGTAAATGTGCCTTGGCCATGTAGGGGAAaagtcattttaatttctcagtaaagaacttcACTGTGAGCTTACAGGTACACATTTGCGAAAGAGAAACCATCTGTGTATTAGCTCTTTTGCTACAGCAGCAGTCAACACCAGCCTGCTCAGAAGAGTTGCCTGTACGCTCAGGCTTGAGCCCATTGCCTGGGGGAGCCTCGGGAAGGTTAACCATGGTTACTGCAGCTCCGGTTTAGATTGACAAAGAACCCAAGCTACAGTTTAGAGCGTAACGTGTTGCCTGTGGACTATAAAAAGTTGGGGTTCACAACAGCAAACTTACGAACCAGGTGGTAATAGGAAGAGCAGGTTATATCCTTGCTTATTGTCAAACAGGTTTATGATTTTAGAGCTCATTTATTTTATCTGCACCAATACGATTAGGAGGAGTATGAATTAGGAGGAGGCATATACTTCACCGGTGCACAGACACAGCTAAGGGGGAAGCAGAGAGCTACTAATAGCCAAAACAGcagttgccttttttcttttttaggcaGTGACTGCTCATGTTTTCTCAAGATTACCTTGCACTCTGATACGCTTTAACCTGCCTTCAAACTTTGAGGCTTAGGAATTGTCTTCCTTAAGATACTCTTGAAATTCCTCAATCTCAGAATAAGTACATGCGTTAAGAGTTTTGAATTATATGGTAGCTCATGCCTACCTTGAGCAACAGTTAGTGTTTCACAAGAGAAAGCTTTTGTGAAACTTTCAGCAAAGAGTACAATTTTTACACAAAGCATTTTTCCCCCGCTGTATCCCCCGCATGTCGTGCTATATGTTATTAAGGCTAATTTTGTTCCTCcccaaatattaaaaattagagCCTCTGTATTAAATCTTTCTGTAGCCTCAGATTATCTGCTGAGAAACTATTGCCTGCTCAATGGGTTGCTGCAGATTGCCCTCTGGTTAAGATGCCAGCTGGTGTCTGGATGTCATACTTACCCATTTCATAATAGGTGCCcagaaaaacactgttttggGACCTGAGGgagaacaggggaaaaaagaaaagtcaaattATTCAATGAAATGTGGCCGTTTTAATACCCACAGTaaatcctggttttgttttggtttttttgtaaataatgaATTGTGTATTTTAGCAGTTTCTACCACTGTACAAGCTCTAACACCTAATACTCATAGCTCATCAACTCAGTGCATCAACCTTTAGTTGTGTAATCAGTCCACCCATTTCTGCAACAGGCGAGTAGGATTTTGTATTTCCATTGTTAAGCAAACAAGGACACCAGAACAGGCAAAATGCATTCATAATGAAAAGAGTTAGGATAAGGCCTAGGAATAGTGAAGACATTTTCTATATAATGATTAAAAGATATTCTACAACTGGACTAGCAGAATTAGTATTTGAGATCTTTGTGAACTGAATCTGGTAAACTAAAATCCCAAAGTGTTTTATTACCGGTACTGTAACAAGTCagtccctccttcccttcccaaatCACAGCCCATCTCTTCATGCTACAGAAGAcatgctgcacagcagcattAGATGGTTAAAGTGAGAGTAGAAATTGCAAACTTAAGTAGCAGTAAATGTCACAAGGAGATCGTCCTCATTCACCTCTAATCTACACCTCTGAATAACTGTGTCTTTCTAGCAGAAACAATGCTTCCCATCCAatcaaccccccaccccaaaaacctACTAAATGGCAAAGGAGGATTATGGGGGAAGAGGTGCAAATCtgcagaaggaagggagaaaagtcAGTGGGATGGGATCTGGGGGGAAACCATCTCTTTTACAAATATACATATCTTACAGCAGTGCTAAAATGGCAACTGGTTGGTTAAAACAAAGTACTGTAATGCCACACCTACAACATGCAGACTGCCAACCATGCGACAAATCATTAATCTAGGACTAACGCTTGAGGTCTTAAAAGAGAGACCACGATCCAAAGTATCAACCCGCCACACTGGGAGTGAGTCAGGACACTGGCTCTGATTTCATCAAAACGCACTAAGTTTTAGGTCTCGCTAGGCCACTGCTCAGCATTCTGATAACGTGCAAGATGAAGCCAAGTTTTCATGGTAATATGTTACATATTATGAGTGAAGTTTTTACATATGAATGATAAACACTAGGACTTTGGTTGCTGGCTTTTTATGTGTGCTAATTTTTCACTAACGATTCAGCCTTAAAAAGGTCTTACAGTAACTATTTATACTCATGGCTTTAAGCACCTTCATGTTTAAAACCATAACTTGGGAAAAATTACCTGTCAGGTTTCTACAGCAAGCACCTGTGAAGGAACTCATAATTTGGGGGATAAAACTAACTGTCACAAGTATCAGTTGCTCCATCACCTTAAAGCCAGCTAAGCCCTATAAAAGGGCAGGGCAACTGCAACAGAGAATGCAACAAAAACTGGCTTGGCAGCTTTGCATAAAGCCCTCTTAGACCCACACTGCTTGTGACAGTGATCAAGTTTCAAACTGCAGTTAATAACTACTAGTGCATTACTTTTCACTTGGATAACTGAATGTTTTTACCTACACAGGATTTAATTTTTAGGATGCATGGGGTTGTGCAGCCCCTAAACCTGTATAATATTGTTTGAATAAATACAGCTCAATATTCATCCTTTAAAGATAGAAACTTCAGTTGCTCTTCTCTTAGGCAGCTCCATTAGTATGTCAGTATCAGGCTTCAAATATAGCTCTTTATAAATCAGCCTGACAGAGGTCCCATAGAAGTAGCTTTAATTACTATGatctattttcttctaaaacacAAATTCAGATTTGTAGTACTGGAGAATGTGGGGTaagtataaataattaaattgaCATTCCCTAAACAACTAATAAAGTTTTCAAGAAGACtgacattaatttttattaataatagaTAACTTGATAATTTAAAACTGCTGACTACAAAAGTAAGAAACAGCTGAAGACAAGTAAGGTACCAAGCCAAGCTTGTTATAAGGGAAGACTGTCAAAACGCCGCCAGCGGAACACCTCTCCAGGAGGCACGCCAGTAAGCACCCAGACGGGGCGAGCTCGTTACAGATCCTGACACACAGAATTTTTCAAGGATGAGTTTGATAGCAGCATATCAGAGCAGCGGCATACCAGAGGCTAATTCGGATATCCATGTATGTATGACCAGTTTAGAGAATTCTTGACTTCTATTAAATGTAAGAAGTCTTTGTCCTGGAAAGTTTAGTTTAATCAGGCAAAGTGAACCAAAGAGGCCAAAAGAGACGGAGTACAAGCTCAGCCCACGCTTCCCTGTGGCTGCCAAGAGCCATGTTCCCGGCTCTGTGGCAGCCTGGGGAGAAGGTGTGCTGTACCCCGGGCCCTTCACTGTCCTCCAACGGCCTCGCTCTGCGCAACACCAgccaaagaaaacagcttttcagacCAGGCATCAATTATTTTACTGGAAGTTTTCTTTGTGCCAGAAAAGAAGTAAGCATTGTTCTTCATTTCTCACAAGTGATTTATAATTTCATGATAATGACACTTATATTCCTAAATTAGACTAGAAACTTAGATATCACCAGAGATAAAATGtgagcttttcatttttaacctACTTGTTTTGCAGTCAGAGTGACATCTATTGCATAACTTTCTTACAGACCCACATTCAAGATATTCAAGGCTGAAACAGAAGTGGCAGAGGTTCGGTTTCAATACCTGCTTGCTCTGTGGCTTTACTCGCTTACGCCATCAGTATGGATTATGgcagatatatatgtatatatacatagatATACCCACACAGAGTCTCCCTAAAAAatggacttttaaaaaattaatttcaacatTATGGTGGTGAACAAAAGTGGCCCACAGGCAGTTCCATGAAGTGAAAACCACTGCAAGAGAACCTCCAAAGCCTTTTCCAATTAGTACAACAGTTCTGATGAAGAATCAACATAGGTGTTCCCCGTGCTCGCCATGCCTTGTATACAATAAAAGCAATTGGAAGCTGCCACATTTCACACAGGATGAATGTGGCACTGAGAGGCTTGGCACCTTTACAATGGAAGTGCTGGACATATTGACTCTTTATATACAAAAATCGCATTAACGTTAAATATATCTATTGGTCTAGTCAATTCAGTACAAATCAGACATTTTGATAACGGCAGTTTTCACTCTTTAATTGTGATTTCTTTAAAGCAAcaattttcatttcaagaaaGGACCGTTACAGGAGGATGGAGCCACTGACTGAAAACTAAAGTCCATTTTCACAGTGCATATTGCAGGTAGGTGAAGAGTCAAGGATGCATATCACACCGAAACAAAACAGTGGGAACGGCAGCCTATGGAATTTTAGGATTTTATCAAGGACTCTTTTTAACTACCCTATGCAATTTGTTTACATGACAAACATCACCTAAATGGCACTGAAGCAGATCATTTTACAAGAGGTTTCTCCCTAATAACACAACCCCCCATGTTTGCTCAAGCAAAGGTAAGCTTTAGGTCAGGTAAGGGCAGCTCATTTCAGAGAAACTCGAGCCCTTCCTTTCCCACGGGAGCCCTTCAGCTACCCGAGTGGGCTCATAAAGGGCAGGAGTTGCCTTCGGTAGGAGCGCCGGCTTCGGCAGAAGGGAAATAAAGCGAACAGCGGCTTGACTGAAACCAGAGCACACTTCAAGATCAGAAACCCTTGCAGCGCTCCCCCCCTATTTTTTCCACACGTCCATTTGAAAGAAGTGACTGCTGACGCCTTCAGACCCCTTTGGAAACCACCACATCCCCGGGTCAGGATGAGGTACCCCAGCCGTGCCCCGGATTCCAGCCGTGGAGGACGGCGGGAGTGACACCGGGGTACACCCCTGCACCGCAGCCCACGGGAGTCACAGTTCGTACCGCCGctgccttctgctttctttccaaacaaCCGAAGTTTTCCTTCAAGGAGCAGGGGCCCACTCTTCGGCGGTTCCCCCCCCGCCAGAATCACCGTCACAGAGGCCCGgagccgcctccccgccgcgggaGGACCCCTTCCCCCGGCGGACCCCGCTGCCCAGCGCCCTGGCACCCCGCCGGCTCCCCGCGCCAGGCAGCCGCAGCTGCCCGCGGAGGGACCGGCCGCACCCCGCCTCTTCCTCCGCGGACCCAAGCGGGGGCCAAGGTGACCCGTCAGCCCCCGGCCCCTCGGGGGGAGGCGGCGCAGCCCGGCCGCCTGCCGggccgccgctgccggcggAGGACGGCCCGTTACCTGCCGGGTGGTTGTAAAAGGGCCGGAACCGCGGCGGCAGCTTCAGCTCGATGCGGTCGAGCAGGCGGTGGTAGGAGGCGCGGAGCCCCGCGACGGCGGCCGCCATGTCGGGACGGCGATTGGGGcgcgggggccgggcggcggcgggtcGGCGGGCGAGCGGGTGCCGGCAGCTCCGTCTCTCCGCGACCCGCCGTCCTTCCACCGCCCCCAGCAAGCCCCGCCTACCTGTCACCCCCTGCCGGGGGGAGGACCGCCGCTCCCTGCGCGCTGATTGGCGGCCTCCGCCTCttgcggggcggggcggagcagTTCGCGCGGCGCTATTGGTTAGGGCGACCGGCCCCCGCCTCGTGAGGAGAGCTGGCGCCAGCGCGCTCGGAGGAGGTATTCCGGCCGCCTTCGGGAAGGGCA contains these protein-coding regions:
- the MPC2 gene encoding mitochondrial pyruvate carrier 2 — encoded protein: MAAAVAGLRASYHRLLDRIELKLPPRFRPFYNHPAGPKTVFFWAPIMKWGLVCAGMADMTRPAEKLSTAQSAVLMATGLIWSRYSLVIIPKNWSLFAVNFFVGCAGGSQLFRIWRYNQELKAKQQEQLQQRDA